In a genomic window of Gemella haemolysans ATCC 10379:
- a CDS encoding ABC transporter ATP-binding protein codes for MIEIKNLTVKFDTKCAVDNLSFTINDGEIFGLIGHNGAGKSTTIKSLVSILEPTSGEIYFNDLLLKNNRLECKKQIGYVPDTPDMFLTLSAFEYWSLVASIYEIENKTRDEILNRYCKLFNLIGVGHQEISSFSHGMRQKVFVIGALLSEPKFWIMDEPMTGLDPQAAFDLKNLMKEHATKGNSVLFSTHVLEVAEHLCDRIGILSKGKLVFIGTLNELKEQFEGDNLEEIYLNIVKNSNSNILGGD; via the coding sequence ATGATAGAAATTAAAAACCTAACCGTGAAATTTGATACAAAGTGTGCTGTTGATAATTTGAGTTTCACCATTAATGATGGAGAAATATTCGGACTTATCGGGCATAACGGAGCTGGTAAGTCAACTACAATCAAATCTTTAGTTAGTATATTAGAACCTACTTCAGGAGAGATTTATTTCAACGACCTACTTCTTAAAAATAATAGATTAGAATGTAAAAAACAAATTGGCTATGTTCCTGATACTCCTGATATGTTTCTTACATTATCAGCCTTTGAATATTGGTCATTAGTCGCTAGCATATACGAAATAGAAAATAAAACAAGAGATGAAATTCTTAACAGGTACTGCAAATTATTTAATTTGATAGGCGTTGGGCATCAAGAGATTAGTTCCTTCTCTCATGGTATGCGACAAAAAGTATTCGTAATTGGGGCATTATTATCAGAACCTAAGTTTTGGATTATGGATGAACCTATGACAGGATTAGATCCACAAGCTGCATTTGACTTGAAAAACTTAATGAAAGAACATGCCACAAAAGGAAACAGTGTTCTATTCTCTACTCATGTCTTGGAGGTCGCTGAACATCTATGCGATAGAATAGGCATCCTCAGCAAGGGAAAACTGGTTTTTATCGGTACACTTAACGAACTTAAAGAACAATTTGAGGGAGATAATTTAGAAGAAATTTATCTTAATATAGTAAAAAATTCAAATTCAAATATTTTAGGTGGTGATTAG
- the rpsL gene encoding 30S ribosomal protein S12, with translation MPTINQLVRKPRKSKVSKSDSPALNKGYNSQRKKETNISSPQKRGVCTRVGTMTPKKPNSALRKYARVRLSNQIEVTAYIPGIGHNLQEHSVVLIRGGRVKDLPGVRYHIIRGALDTAGVNDRKQGRSLYGAKKPKEKK, from the coding sequence ATGCCAACTATTAACCAATTAGTTCGTAAACCTCGTAAATCAAAAGTATCGAAATCAGATTCACCAGCACTTAACAAAGGTTACAACTCTCAAAGAAAGAAAGAAACTAACATTTCTTCACCACAAAAACGTGGAGTTTGTACTCGTGTTGGGACTATGACACCTAAAAAACCTAACTCAGCTTTACGTAAATATGCACGTGTTCGTTTATCAAACCAAATCGAAGTAACAGCATATATCCCAGGTATCGGACACAACCTACAAGAACACAGTGTTGTACTTATTCGTGGAGGACGTGTAAAAGACTTACCAGGGGTACGTTACCACATCATCCGTGGAGCTTTAGATACTGCAGGAGTTAACGACCGTAAACAAGGACGTTCACTATACGGTGCTAAAAAACCAAAAGAGAAAAAATAA